A DNA window from Brassica napus cultivar Da-Ae chromosome A4, Da-Ae, whole genome shotgun sequence contains the following coding sequences:
- the LOC106445363 gene encoding AT-hook motif nuclear-localized protein 15: MANPWWVGNVAMGGVESPVTSSAPSMHHRSNNPSMPRSDPRLDHDFANNSGSPNTQTQTQNSQEEPNSRDEVLAIEPGSGSGSTGRRPRGRPPGSKNKPKNPVVVSKESPNSLQSHVLEIATGTDVAEALNAFARRRGRGVSVLSGSGLVTNVTLRQPAVSGGVLSLRGQFEILSMCGAFLPTSGSPAAAAGLTVYLAGAQGQVLGGGVAGPLIASGPVIVIAATFSNATYERLPIEDEQQQPQLEEAKKEKEKDDNESGNDGNEGSMQPLPPPMYNMPPGFMPNGQQMAQHDVYWGAPPPRGPPSY, from the coding sequence aTGGCGAATCCTTGGTGGGTAGGGAACGTTGCTATGGGAGGAGTGGAGAGTCCAGTGACGTCATCAGCTCCGTCTATGCACCACAGAAGCAATAACCCGAGTATGCCCCGGTCGGATCCAAGATTGGACCATGACTTCGCCAACAACAGTGGAAGCCCTAACACTCAGACACAGACACAGAACAGCCAAGAGGAACCTAATAGCCGAGACGAGGTACTTGCTATCGAACCCGGATCTGGATCCGGGTCTACGGGTCGACGTCCGAGAGGGAGACCTCCAGGTTCCAAGAACAAACCGAAGAACCCAGTGGTTGTCTCCAAAGAAAGTCCCAACTCGCTGCAAAGCCACGTCCTCGAGATCGCCACGGGAACTGACGTGGCGGAAGCCCTAAACGCCTTCGCTCGTAGACGCGGGAGAGGCGTTTCTGTTCTGAGCGGTAGCGGTTTGGTGACTAATGTTACTCTGCGACAGCCTGCTGTGTCTGGAGGAGTTTTGTCTCTTCGTGGTCAGTTTGAGATCTTGTCTATGTGCGGTGCTTTTCTTCCGACTTCAGGTTCTCCGGCAGCCGCGGCCGGTTTAACGGTTTACTTAGCTGGAGCTCAGGGTCAAGTCCTGGGAGGTGGAGTCGCTGGACCGCTTATTGCTTCTGGACCGGTTATTGTTATCGCTGCTACGTTTTCTAATGCTACTTACGAGAGGTTACCTATTGAAGATGAGCAGCAGCAACCGCAACTAGAAGAAGCtaagaaggagaaagagaaagacgATAACGAGAGTGGGAATGATGGTAACGAAGGGTCCATGCAGCCGCTACCCCCGCCGATGTATAATATGCCTCCTGGTTTTATGCCAAATGGTCAGCAAATGGCTCAACACGACGTGTATTGGGGTGCTCCTCCTCCTCGTGGTCCTCCTTCATATTGA